The Methylomonas koyamae genome has a segment encoding these proteins:
- a CDS encoding pyridoxal phosphate-dependent aminotransferase, translating into MSFPVSRRIENLHPSDIRLMTKACERVGGINLGQGLGDLPAPALVRDAAIQAIQEGQNTYTASEGIAPLRQAIARKLKRDNDLAVDAEAEIVISAGTTGAFAATLTALFNPGDGVLLLEPYYGYHLNTLLLQGLEPQFLTLAPPAFSLEESALDAAVKPNTRALVICTPSNPSGKIFSTEELAIVERIARKHNLLVISDEIYEYITYDGRRHISPASTPGLAERTVSIMGFSKTFSITGWRLGYAVAKPDLAKAINLVNDLLYVCAPSPLQYGVAAGLNAPADYFAKLRNEYQRKRDIICDGLAAAGMAPFIPQGAYYVLADIAHFGYPDAKTAALALLEQSGVASVPGSAFYQGREGDGLVRFCFAKDDQTLHEAVHRLGKFRPA; encoded by the coding sequence ATGAGCTTTCCCGTTTCCCGCCGTATCGAAAACCTGCATCCCTCCGATATTCGCCTGATGACCAAAGCCTGTGAGCGGGTCGGCGGCATAAATCTGGGCCAGGGCCTGGGCGATTTGCCGGCGCCGGCCTTGGTGCGCGATGCGGCGATCCAGGCCATACAGGAAGGCCAGAACACTTACACCGCCTCGGAGGGCATCGCTCCGTTGCGGCAGGCGATTGCCCGCAAGCTGAAACGCGACAACGACTTGGCAGTCGATGCCGAGGCCGAAATCGTCATCAGCGCCGGCACTACCGGTGCTTTTGCTGCGACGCTGACGGCCTTGTTCAATCCCGGCGACGGCGTCCTGTTGCTGGAGCCTTATTACGGCTACCACCTCAACACACTGCTGCTGCAAGGCCTTGAGCCGCAATTCTTAACTCTCGCACCTCCGGCCTTCAGCCTGGAAGAATCCGCACTGGACGCGGCTGTCAAACCTAATACCCGCGCCCTGGTGATTTGCACACCGTCCAATCCCAGCGGCAAGATATTTAGTACCGAGGAATTGGCAATCGTCGAACGCATCGCCCGCAAGCACAATTTGCTGGTCATCTCCGACGAGATTTACGAATACATCACCTACGACGGCCGCCGTCACATTTCGCCTGCCAGTACTCCGGGCTTGGCCGAACGCACGGTCAGCATCATGGGCTTTTCCAAAACCTTCAGCATCACCGGCTGGCGCTTGGGCTACGCGGTAGCCAAGCCGGACTTGGCCAAAGCCATCAACCTGGTCAACGACCTGCTATACGTCTGCGCCCCTTCGCCTTTGCAATATGGCGTTGCCGCCGGATTGAATGCGCCGGCCGACTATTTCGCAAAGCTTAGAAACGAATACCAGCGCAAGCGCGACATCATCTGCGACGGCCTGGCCGCCGCCGGCATGGCGCCGTTTATTCCGCAAGGCGCTTATTACGTGTTGGCCGACATCGCCCATTTCGGTTACCCGGATGCCAAAACCGCCGCATTGGCTTTGCTGGAACAATCCGGCGTAGCCAGTGTACCGGGCAGCGCCTTTTACCAGGGCCGTGAAGGCGACGGCCTGGTTCGCTTCTGCTTTGCCAAGGACGATCAAACCCTACATGAAGCCGTACACCGACTGGGTAAATTTCGTCCGGCGTGA
- the ribA gene encoding GTP cyclohydrolase II, protein MNKAYVSQITSARIPTAYGEFRLCYYQNTLDHKEHLAFVAGNVAGAERVLVRIHSECFTGDVLGSRRCDCGEQLDRSLEWIARRGAGILVYLRQEGRGIGLLEKLRAYNLQDQGYDTVDANLLLGHGADERDYSLAARILEDLGVRSVQLLTNNPAKISALTAEGIHVDSRLPLEATVNHDNLDYLRTKAQRMAHLLQFKPTQANAPFTKHDEPEPAN, encoded by the coding sequence ATGAACAAAGCCTACGTTAGCCAAATCACCAGCGCCCGAATACCCACCGCTTACGGCGAGTTTCGGCTGTGCTACTACCAAAATACCCTGGACCATAAGGAGCACCTGGCCTTCGTCGCCGGCAATGTCGCCGGCGCGGAACGCGTGTTGGTGCGGATCCATTCCGAATGCTTTACCGGCGACGTGCTCGGCTCCCGGCGCTGCGATTGCGGAGAGCAACTGGACCGCTCGCTGGAATGGATTGCCCGACGCGGTGCCGGTATTCTGGTGTATTTGCGCCAGGAAGGCCGCGGCATTGGCTTGCTGGAAAAACTGCGCGCATATAACTTGCAAGACCAGGGTTACGACACCGTCGACGCCAACCTGCTATTGGGCCACGGCGCCGACGAGCGCGACTACTCGCTGGCGGCCCGCATTCTGGAGGATTTGGGGGTACGGTCAGTACAATTGCTAACCAACAACCCGGCAAAAATCAGCGCCCTGACCGCCGAGGGCATCCACGTTGACAGCCGCTTGCCGTTGGAAGCCACTGTTAACCACGATAACCTGGATTACCTGCGCACCAAAGCCCAACGCATGGCCCACCTGCTGCAATTCAAACCGACCCAGGCCAACGCGCCATTTACGAAACACGATGAACCTGAACCGGCAAATTGA
- a CDS encoding RibD family protein, translating to MNLNRQIERWLLIQRRAAAVRNRPFVTLSYAQSWDGSITTRAGESLGLSGAESLRLTHQLRSLHDGILVGIGTVLTDDPQLTVREWPGHSPQPIVLDSSLRMPSSARLCRRNDKRCWVLTRAGHDRQLAGQADVIGLPGDPTGRVDLFAALQWLKQQGVRHLMVEGGAEVITAFLKAGLADALVLTIAPTLVGGLKGVGDLQIGAKQPLPRLHAMQSHMLGDDLILWGSLQYHRETAIAC from the coding sequence ATGAACCTGAACCGGCAAATTGAGCGCTGGTTGCTAATACAGCGCCGCGCCGCCGCTGTTCGTAACCGCCCGTTCGTAACGCTGAGTTACGCCCAAAGCTGGGATGGCAGCATTACCACCCGCGCCGGCGAAAGCCTGGGGCTGAGCGGCGCCGAATCGTTGCGCTTGACCCATCAACTGCGCAGCTTGCACGACGGCATTCTGGTGGGAATCGGCACTGTGCTGACCGACGATCCGCAATTGACCGTGCGCGAATGGCCGGGCCACAGCCCGCAACCCATCGTATTGGATAGCAGCCTGCGCATGCCGAGCTCGGCACGGCTGTGCCGCCGCAACGATAAACGTTGCTGGGTGTTGACCCGAGCCGGGCATGACCGCCAATTGGCCGGGCAGGCCGACGTGATCGGCCTGCCCGGCGACCCGACAGGCCGGGTGGATTTGTTTGCCGCGCTGCAATGGCTTAAACAACAAGGCGTCCGCCATCTGATGGTCGAAGGCGGCGCCGAGGTCATTACCGCATTTTTAAAAGCCGGCTTGGCCGACGCCCTGGTGCTGACTATCGCCCCTACCCTGGTCGGCGGCTTGAAAGGCGTCGGTGATTTGCAAATCGGCGCCAAACAACCACTGCCTCGCCTGCATGCCATGCAATCGCACATGCTGGGCGACGACCTGATCCTGTGGGGCAGCCTGCAATACCATCGCGAGACAGCCATCGCGTGCTAG
- a CDS encoding zinc-dependent alcohol dehydrogenase, which yields MLAQQLWFTQPFEVQIRETRLPAPAAGQVLVKTLCSAVSAGSELLVYRGQLPPGIDLDATLTSLQHAPTYPLPYGYACVGRVEQLGEGVDPAWLDKLVFSFQPHASCFIATPDQLLAVPDGIEPEAAVFLANAETAVSLVHDGAPLLGERVVVLGQGVVGLLLTGLLARFPLDQLFTVDAFALRQEWSIKLKASGTFDATVAAQIAQLKTMLTGADANGADLLYEVSGQPQALNLAVDLCCFASRIVVGSWYGDKSAPIALGGAAHRNRIRFTTSQVSSIDPVLSGRWDKTRRFTAAWRAIRQLSPQQWITHRYPLAQADELYRRLDQTPESVLQALLVY from the coding sequence GTGCTAGCACAACAGCTTTGGTTTACCCAGCCCTTTGAGGTACAAATCCGCGAAACGCGGTTACCGGCGCCGGCGGCCGGCCAGGTTTTGGTGAAAACCCTGTGTTCGGCAGTCAGCGCCGGCAGCGAGTTGTTGGTGTATCGAGGCCAATTGCCGCCCGGCATCGATTTGGACGCCACGTTAACATCCCTGCAACATGCACCGACTTATCCCCTGCCCTACGGTTACGCCTGCGTCGGCCGCGTCGAACAGCTCGGCGAAGGCGTTGATCCAGCCTGGCTGGACAAACTGGTATTTTCGTTTCAACCCCACGCCAGTTGTTTTATCGCCACGCCGGATCAGCTTTTGGCCGTACCCGACGGTATCGAACCGGAAGCGGCGGTATTTCTGGCCAACGCCGAGACCGCCGTCAGCCTGGTTCACGACGGCGCCCCGTTGCTCGGAGAACGGGTCGTGGTGCTCGGACAAGGGGTAGTCGGCTTGCTGTTGACCGGCTTGTTGGCGCGTTTCCCGTTGGACCAGCTGTTTACGGTCGACGCCTTCGCGCTCCGCCAGGAATGGTCAATAAAACTGAAGGCTAGCGGCACGTTCGACGCCACGGTCGCCGCCCAAATAGCACAGTTGAAAACCATGCTGACCGGAGCGGATGCCAACGGCGCCGATTTGCTATACGAGGTCAGCGGCCAGCCGCAAGCCCTCAATCTGGCGGTCGACTTGTGCTGTTTTGCCAGCCGCATCGTTGTCGGCAGCTGGTATGGCGATAAATCGGCGCCGATTGCGCTGGGCGGCGCGGCGCATCGTAACCGGATTCGATTCACTACCAGCCAGGTCAGCAGCATTGACCCTGTCTTGAGCGGCCGCTGGGACAAGACCCGGCGCTTTACCGCGGCCTGGCGCGCCATTCGCCAGCTAAGTCCGCAACAATGGATCACTCATCGTTATCCATTGGCGCAAGCCGACGAGCTTTATCGGCGCCTGGATCAAACGCCAGAATCGGTTTTGCAAGCGCTATTGGTTTATTGA
- a CDS encoding 6-pyruvoyl trahydropterin synthase family protein, giving the protein MYSLAVTRDFIANHYLIGGDWGSENLPHAHHYVAEVRIKANKLDQHGYLVDIVAVEAALDSVLAEFRDQLLNDKPEFAGLNPSIEHFSRILCEKLLKGIEPPKPGNLRIKLWETPHCWAAYQREF; this is encoded by the coding sequence ATGTACAGCCTAGCCGTCACCCGCGACTTCATCGCCAACCACTACCTGATCGGCGGCGATTGGGGCAGCGAAAATCTGCCGCATGCCCACCATTACGTCGCCGAAGTACGCATCAAGGCCAATAAGCTGGATCAACACGGTTATTTGGTAGACATCGTTGCGGTCGAAGCGGCTTTGGATAGCGTGCTTGCCGAGTTTCGCGATCAACTACTGAACGATAAACCGGAATTTGCCGGCCTCAATCCCAGCATCGAGCACTTCAGCCGTATCCTGTGCGAGAAGCTTTTGAAGGGTATAGAGCCGCCTAAACCGGGCAATTTGCGAATAAAACTTTGGGAAACGCCGCACTGCTGGGCCGCTTACCAGCGGGAATTCTAA
- a CDS encoding glycosyltransferase family 4 protein codes for MRIGLLIYGDIDSVSGGYLYDRKLVEYLRRNGEQVVIINLPPRRFCWQLTDNLRRDVLRQIDATKLDILIQDAMVQPSVFALNRHLPLPVVGLVHLLNSFDSHPRYSRWLFRAIERRYLATLSGLIANSQTTLAQLQQLFPSSLPPHCLALPAADNFTAADTEIDADFVSRRALAAGPLRILVVGNVIRRKRLHVLIQALRQLPANDYRVTIAGRLDMEPDYVARIHKLIDGNGLAASFTLQGPVQGTTLAGFYRRHQVMVLPSIYESYGIVYAEAQQFGLPAIGTRAGAASEIIGHNQQGYLIEPDDANELAAVLKHWHGDRQLLTDLSENALANFATLPRWDDSCGTIHQFLRKSCQSIAG; via the coding sequence GTGCGGATCGGCCTGTTGATCTACGGCGACATCGATTCGGTCAGCGGCGGCTATCTGTATGACCGCAAATTAGTCGAATATCTGCGCCGAAATGGAGAACAGGTCGTCATCATCAACCTGCCGCCGCGCCGGTTTTGCTGGCAGTTAACCGACAATCTAAGGCGCGATGTTCTGCGGCAAATCGACGCCACCAAGCTCGACATCCTGATTCAGGATGCGATGGTGCAGCCGTCGGTGTTTGCCTTGAATCGGCATTTGCCGTTACCGGTTGTCGGCTTGGTCCATTTACTAAATAGTTTTGACAGTCACCCGCGTTATAGCCGCTGGTTGTTTCGAGCCATCGAACGGCGTTATCTGGCAACGCTGTCGGGATTGATCGCCAACAGCCAAACCACGCTGGCACAGTTGCAGCAACTGTTCCCCTCTAGCCTGCCACCACATTGCCTGGCTTTGCCGGCAGCCGACAATTTCACTGCGGCCGACACCGAAATCGATGCCGATTTCGTGAGCCGACGTGCGCTGGCGGCTGGTCCGCTAAGGATATTGGTGGTTGGCAACGTGATTCGCCGGAAAAGGCTGCATGTGTTGATTCAAGCGCTGCGGCAATTACCCGCCAACGATTATCGGGTCACGATTGCTGGCCGGCTGGATATGGAGCCCGACTACGTGGCCCGAATTCACAAGTTGATAGACGGTAACGGCCTGGCCGCAAGCTTTACATTGCAGGGCCCGGTGCAAGGTACGACGCTGGCCGGGTTTTATCGGCGCCACCAAGTCATGGTGCTGCCGTCAATCTATGAAAGTTACGGCATTGTCTACGCCGAAGCCCAGCAATTCGGACTGCCCGCTATCGGCACTCGCGCTGGCGCAGCCTCGGAAATCATCGGCCACAACCAACAGGGCTATCTGATCGAGCCGGACGACGCGAATGAATTGGCGGCCGTCTTAAAACATTGGCACGGTGACCGGCAGCTATTGACAGACCTAAGCGAAAACGCGCTGGCCAACTTTGCCACGCTGCCGCGCTGGGACGATAGCTGCGGAACCATTCACCAGTTCCTGCGCAAGAGCTGTCAGTCGATTGCCGGATAA
- a CDS encoding class II glutamine amidotransferase, which translates to MCLIIHKPKDAKLDLELLHSASQYNPHGYGLMAFTGPQKISVIRDQYTHFEALRRAYVHFAKHECVIHLRLRTRGHINYANTHPFRVSNAIYMAHNGTLDINCRIPGRSDSWHMANDLLQPLLRHNPNMIHAKSFQSYIAKNIGANNRMVFMDADRQKTVIINKSLGTEYQGVWLSNTKWFDSAKFGLTQPNCSNSQSVSDACSKLKLTVERFGQGLNKFNYCSG; encoded by the coding sequence ATGTGTTTGATTATTCATAAACCCAAAGATGCCAAGCTTGATTTGGAATTATTGCATTCCGCCAGTCAATACAATCCGCACGGTTACGGCTTGATGGCGTTTACCGGCCCGCAAAAAATCAGCGTCATTAGAGATCAATACACCCATTTCGAGGCGTTGCGCCGCGCCTACGTTCATTTCGCCAAGCACGAATGCGTGATTCATTTGCGTTTACGTACACGCGGCCATATCAACTATGCCAACACGCATCCTTTTCGAGTAAGCAATGCCATTTACATGGCCCATAACGGTACGCTGGATATTAATTGCCGGATTCCAGGGCGCTCGGATAGCTGGCATATGGCAAACGATTTGTTGCAGCCTTTATTGCGGCATAACCCGAATATGATCCATGCCAAATCTTTTCAAAGCTATATCGCCAAAAATATTGGCGCGAATAACAGAATGGTGTTTATGGATGCCGATCGGCAAAAAACGGTAATTATCAATAAGTCTTTGGGTACTGAATATCAAGGGGTTTGGTTGAGTAATACAAAGTGGTTTGATTCTGCCAAATTCGGTTTGACTCAGCCTAATTGTAGTAACAGCCAGTCGGTCAGCGATGCTTGTTCAAAATTAAAACTAACGGTAGAGCGTTTTGGGCAAGGCCTGAATAAATTCAATTATTGTTCCGGATAA
- a CDS encoding DUF6316 family protein has translation MFKTNRIFTVISNDSGLPVWYFLTREGRQGPFVSEADARRNLDEFILKSISLPNHVPRTRFVPAY, from the coding sequence ATGTTTAAAACCAATCGAATATTTACAGTGATAAGTAACGATAGCGGATTGCCGGTTTGGTATTTTCTAACTCGAGAAGGTCGGCAAGGCCCATTTGTATCCGAGGCGGATGCCCGTCGGAATCTGGACGAATTTATTTTGAAAAGTATCAGCTTGCCAAATCATGTCCCCAGAACCCGTTTTGTTCCGGCTTATTAG
- a CDS encoding lysylphosphatidylglycerol synthase transmembrane domain-containing protein, which translates to MARFNRLPVLWLVALGLAGWMLSQTPFAAAEQALRGLDPGQWLVWLAVNAGIALAGASRWHLFTRRLGVPVTLHQLLKIRQAGQAVSFLTPGPQFGGEPLQVYWLHRRYRAPLPAALLALGLDRLYEFAVNLLLLAAGVFLLARSPLAAIADWQAVGVGLIGALLSIAVAGRFLLGKPGRFTQALQSLFRRWRRHSVPRAVTGADHDPAWDWRTLLGQRRIMVQALLWSLLGWAALLAELWLLLDWVHAPQGVWNFLLVLVAMRLAFLLPLPGGVGSLEMAMFWVFQYLHAAPGAALALIALMRVRDAVFVAAGLGCMAWLGGWRAAKSGQA; encoded by the coding sequence ATGGCGCGTTTCAATCGATTGCCTGTGTTGTGGCTGGTAGCCTTGGGTTTGGCCGGCTGGATGTTGAGCCAAACGCCGTTTGCAGCAGCGGAGCAGGCCTTACGCGGTTTGGATCCGGGCCAGTGGTTGGTGTGGTTGGCTGTCAATGCGGGTATCGCTCTAGCCGGCGCAAGCCGTTGGCATCTGTTTACCCGCCGTCTGGGGGTTCCGGTCACCTTGCATCAATTGCTTAAAATTCGTCAGGCCGGCCAGGCAGTCAGTTTTTTAACGCCGGGGCCGCAATTCGGCGGCGAACCTTTGCAAGTTTACTGGCTGCATCGGCGGTACCGGGCGCCGTTACCCGCGGCGCTGTTGGCGCTGGGCTTGGACCGGCTTTACGAATTTGCCGTCAATCTTTTGCTGTTAGCGGCAGGCGTTTTTTTGCTGGCGCGTTCGCCGCTAGCGGCCATAGCCGACTGGCAAGCGGTCGGTGTGGGCTTGATTGGCGCGTTATTGAGCATTGCCGTTGCCGGGCGATTTTTACTGGGCAAACCTGGACGTTTTACTCAGGCTTTGCAGTCATTATTCAGGCGCTGGCGCCGGCATAGCGTGCCGCGGGCAGTAACCGGCGCCGACCACGATCCTGCTTGGGATTGGCGGACACTGCTCGGTCAGCGTCGGATAATGGTGCAGGCCTTGTTATGGTCGCTACTGGGTTGGGCCGCATTGTTGGCCGAATTATGGCTGCTGCTCGATTGGGTCCATGCTCCGCAAGGGGTTTGGAATTTTCTATTGGTATTGGTAGCGATGCGGCTGGCGTTTCTGTTACCGCTGCCGGGCGGTGTGGGCTCGCTGGAAATGGCCATGTTTTGGGTATTTCAGTATCTGCACGCCGCGCCAGGCGCGGCCCTGGCCTTGATCGCGCTGATGCGCGTTCGCGATGCGGTATTTGTGGCGGCAGGTCTCGGGTGTATGGCGTGGCTTGGCGGTTGGCGAGCAGCCAAGTCGGGCCAAGCCTGA
- a CDS encoding CDP-alcohol phosphatidyltransferase family protein, whose protein sequence is MIGAVALLSVAVWLGVAERWYMAVFWLLPATAIWCWISWRTWTLLDLNRAALHAPLYAALGWGNRVTLLRGWLIALAGGCLSIDLSAVPISWLPAAAYSLAALLDRCDGFLARRGRQVSLLGGELDVQLDALGLVVAPLLAIVQGRLHLSYLLLSAAFYLYRWAMQRRQALGLPLYLLPDNPLRRTLAGFQMGLVAIALWSWLDAELTRVAGVAFMLPVLFGFVADWFVVCGQLSAANYQRLAICSQRLFQPGLRLLTAVVVGQVLPGLAVDGISTLSLAVVVVMLAVGFAGRLAALALLLWLGGSGVTVFKPFAYLTLVFAGSWLLMLGSGRASLWGWGDAWVARYDGA, encoded by the coding sequence ATGATCGGTGCCGTTGCGCTGCTATCGGTGGCAGTGTGGCTTGGCGTTGCCGAGCGCTGGTACATGGCCGTATTCTGGCTATTGCCAGCCACCGCGATCTGGTGCTGGATTAGTTGGCGCACTTGGACTTTGCTGGATTTGAATCGCGCCGCGTTGCACGCTCCGCTGTATGCCGCCTTGGGTTGGGGCAACCGGGTAACCTTGCTGCGCGGCTGGCTGATCGCCTTGGCCGGCGGTTGTTTATCGATAGACCTTTCGGCAGTGCCGATAAGTTGGCTGCCGGCGGCGGCTTATTCGTTGGCGGCCTTGCTTGATCGCTGCGATGGCTTTTTGGCCCGGCGTGGCCGGCAGGTCAGTTTATTGGGCGGGGAGCTTGATGTGCAACTGGATGCGCTGGGATTGGTGGTTGCGCCCTTATTGGCCATCGTCCAAGGGCGTTTGCATCTTTCATACCTGTTATTGAGCGCGGCGTTTTACCTGTACCGCTGGGCGATGCAGCGCCGGCAAGCGCTGGGCTTGCCACTCTATCTTTTGCCCGATAATCCGTTGCGCCGTACCCTGGCCGGTTTTCAAATGGGTCTGGTTGCCATTGCGCTTTGGTCCTGGCTGGATGCCGAGTTAACCCGTGTTGCCGGCGTCGCCTTCATGTTGCCGGTGCTGTTCGGTTTTGTCGCCGACTGGTTCGTGGTTTGTGGCCAGCTAAGTGCAGCCAATTACCAAAGACTGGCTATTTGCAGCCAGCGCTTATTTCAGCCGGGCTTAAGGCTGCTGACGGCTGTCGTGGTTGGCCAGGTCCTGCCCGGTTTGGCTGTGGACGGCATTTCTACTCTGTCGTTGGCAGTGGTGGTGGTTATGTTGGCGGTGGGTTTCGCCGGCCGTCTCGCGGCATTAGCTTTGTTGCTGTGGCTGGGCGGGTCTGGAGTCACTGTATTTAAACCTTTCGCCTACTTAACTTTGGTATTCGCCGGCAGTTGGTTGTTGATGCTGGGCAGCGGCCGAGCCAGCCTCTGGGGTTGGGGCGATGCCTGGGTGGCCCGTTACGACGGTGCCTGA
- a CDS encoding sulfatase-like hydrolase/transferase, translating to MTDFPILGKPAAARSRLAGPLCALTLVLLILLLPNRLSEITPSAFARLPLEALLLGFLLTLPGIAGSALRILAAGLLGLSLILKLADLGVDQFFGRPFNPVLDGRFPRDGMQWLTGTVGQLGSYLAVAALALCLIGLLRLVNAALNSLQTALAGKRGARVGLAATAAVWLVLNFSAPTIAVRPTIDWLTSHWQNARDSLADLKQFAAGVDNDPYASTPNPALFQKLQGKDLMLVFVESYGRTVFDQPDYAQHVRPRLQQYAAELGAAGVSMRSSYLTSPTYGGISWLAHGTLLSGLWINSQSRYDRLVMSRRPTLNRLFQRAGWRTLAVQPAHTLPWPQGDYFGYDRVYAAQDLNYRGQPFNWITMPDQYTLSVIQRLERPAGPRQPVMAEMALISSHAPWTPLPRLVDWQDVGDGSIFNQAREGDTPEAVWQSTERIREQYRKSIEYVLETLVSFVKTYGDDKLVLLVVGDHQPASFVSHDSASHDVPVHLIARDPEVIKAIDGWQWTPGLIPDAQAPVWRMDELRDRLIRAYSALPTL from the coding sequence ATGACCGATTTCCCGATCCTTGGCAAACCTGCTGCCGCGCGTTCACGTCTGGCTGGACCTCTATGCGCGCTGACTTTAGTGTTGCTGATTTTGCTGCTACCCAACCGGCTCAGCGAAATCACGCCTTCGGCGTTTGCCCGCCTGCCACTGGAAGCCTTGTTGCTGGGATTTTTACTAACGTTACCGGGCATCGCCGGTTCGGCGCTGCGTATCCTGGCCGCCGGCTTACTGGGTTTGAGTCTGATTTTGAAATTGGCCGATCTCGGTGTGGATCAATTTTTCGGCCGACCATTCAACCCGGTATTGGACGGCCGTTTTCCCCGCGACGGCATGCAGTGGCTGACCGGCACGGTCGGCCAGCTCGGTAGCTATCTGGCGGTAGCGGCCCTGGCCTTGTGTCTGATCGGCCTGCTGCGGCTGGTCAATGCCGCACTGAATAGCTTGCAAACCGCGCTTGCCGGCAAGCGTGGTGCCAGAGTCGGTTTGGCGGCAACCGCTGCGGTCTGGCTGGTTCTAAATTTCAGTGCGCCAACAATCGCAGTCCGGCCAACTATCGACTGGCTAACCAGCCATTGGCAAAACGCGCGCGACAGTCTGGCCGACTTGAAGCAGTTCGCTGCCGGCGTTGACAACGACCCCTACGCCAGCACGCCGAACCCGGCATTGTTCCAAAAACTGCAAGGCAAGGACCTGATGCTGGTGTTTGTGGAATCCTACGGCCGCACAGTGTTCGATCAACCGGATTACGCCCAGCACGTCCGGCCGCGCTTGCAACAATACGCCGCGGAACTGGGCGCCGCCGGCGTTTCGATGCGCAGCAGTTACTTGACCTCGCCCACCTACGGCGGCATCAGTTGGCTGGCGCACGGCACTTTATTGTCCGGCCTATGGATTAACAGCCAAAGTCGCTACGACCGACTGGTTATGAGCCGGCGGCCCACTTTAAACCGTTTATTCCAGCGCGCCGGCTGGCGTACGCTGGCCGTGCAACCCGCCCATACCCTGCCTTGGCCGCAGGGCGACTATTTCGGCTACGACCGGGTCTATGCGGCACAAGATCTGAATTATCGCGGCCAGCCGTTCAATTGGATCACGATGCCGGACCAATACACCTTGTCCGTTATTCAACGCTTGGAACGGCCGGCCGGCCCGCGCCAGCCGGTCATGGCGGAAATGGCTCTGATCTCGTCGCACGCACCCTGGACGCCGCTGCCTCGCTTGGTGGATTGGCAAGACGTCGGCGACGGCTCGATATTCAACCAAGCCAGAGAAGGCGATACGCCTGAAGCCGTCTGGCAAAGTACCGAACGGATTCGCGAGCAGTACCGCAAATCGATCGAATACGTCCTCGAAACCCTGGTGTCTTTCGTCAAAACCTATGGCGACGACAAGCTGGTGCTGCTAGTGGTCGGGGACCACCAACCCGCCTCCTTTGTCAGCCACGACTCAGCCAGCCACGACGTGCCGGTGCATTTGATCGCCCGCGATCCGGAGGTCATCAAGGCGATAGACGGCTGGCAGTGGACGCCCGGCTTGATTCCCGACGCGCAAGCGCCGGTTTGGCGGATGGACGAGCTGCGGGACCGCTTGATTCGTGCGTACTCCGCACTACCTACCCTTTGA
- a CDS encoding redoxin domain-containing protein, translated as MLSQRLFGVFALSFTLLAPLAVRAEPVVGQPAPAFTATAAEGGALSLADLRGKTVILEWTNHECPFVQKHYESGNIPKLQKQAASQGIVWLQVISSGTGKQGFVDAATAKKLNQERGATPANTILDANGSIGKLYGATNTPQLFIIDPKGLLLYKGGIDSIASADKDDIAGAENYIDSALKELAAGKPISKTVTKPYGCTVKYAS; from the coding sequence ATGTTATCGCAACGTTTGTTTGGCGTTTTTGCCCTGAGTTTTACCTTGTTGGCGCCATTGGCGGTCCGTGCCGAACCGGTGGTCGGTCAGCCGGCCCCCGCTTTTACCGCTACCGCCGCCGAAGGTGGCGCCCTAAGCCTGGCCGATTTGCGCGGCAAAACCGTGATTCTGGAATGGACCAATCACGAATGTCCGTTTGTGCAAAAGCACTACGAATCCGGCAACATTCCCAAATTGCAAAAGCAGGCGGCTAGCCAGGGCATCGTCTGGCTGCAAGTGATTTCGTCAGGTACTGGCAAGCAAGGTTTTGTCGACGCCGCGACCGCGAAAAAATTGAACCAGGAGCGGGGGGCAACGCCGGCCAATACCATTCTCGACGCGAACGGCTCCATCGGTAAGCTCTACGGTGCCACCAACACGCCGCAACTGTTTATCATCGATCCGAAAGGGCTTTTGTTGTACAAGGGCGGTATCGACAGCATCGCTTCGGCGGACAAGGATGACATCGCCGGTGCCGAAAACTACATCGATTCAGCCTTGAAAGAGCTGGCGGCCGGCAAGCCAATCAGCAAGACGGTAACCAAACCCTATGGATGCACCGTCAAATACGCAAGCTAA